In Labilibaculum sp. DW002, the genomic window TTTCCTGAAGAAAGACTTGTGTATTTAATGAAATATGCCGTATCCTGAAATTCATTCATCAGCTCTTCATTTACTTCCCAAACTGCATTCTCAAAGCTCTTTAAAGCCTTAACTGTGATATCTTTATTGGTTCCTGGCTTATAAGCAACATTAATGTTAAAGGTATCGAAACTCACATTAGGGAAAAATGTACTTTTAATAAATCCACCTTTAAACAATCCCATGGTAACAAAGAAAAGAGCTACAGGTATAAACACAACAAACCATCTCCATCGAACTAATCGGTCCAAAATTCCGGCATATACATTATCTCTAACATACATGATCCCTTTCTCTATCTTAGCCCTAAAGCGATTAAAAGCATTATCTTTTCTATTTCTATTCAATACTTTTTCGTTTCCAACATGACTAGGCAATACAAACAAACTTTCGAAAAGAGAAATACCCAAACAAAAGACCACAACAAAGGCCATTTCGTATAGGAATTGCATATTCCCTGTTACGAGTAACAAAGGTGTAAAGGCAATCATAGTTGTCGTTACCGATGTTAATACGGCAGGTACAACTTCCATTGTTCCATCAATAGCAGCACGACGAGGACTCTTTCCTTTCTCAAAATGGGTGTATATATTTTCACCAATCACAATTCCATCATCTACCAGAATACCAATAATCAAAATCATTCCGAAGAGAGAAATCATATTAATGGTCACTCCCATAAGATTGGCAAAAATAAACATGCCTAAAAATGAGGCTGGAATTCCCCATGCTACCCACAAGGATAAACGGAAACTCAAGAATACAGCCAAGGCAATAACAACCAAAAGTAAGCCATAACCTCCATTTTTATATAGTAGGCTTAATCTTGATTGCAAAAGACTAACAAAATCGAAACCTATTTCTAAAGTAGCATCAGTATATTTTTCGTTAAACTCTTTGGCGTATTGATTACAGTATTCCGATATTTCTTCCAAATCCTCATCATTCAGCTTGTTCACCATAATGGAAATAGCTGGATTTCTATTGACAAATGTAGCATTTGGCACATCCTGAAACTGAAAATGAATATTCGCCACATCACTAATTCGAATATAGCTACCATCAGGATTTGCTTTCAGAATTATTTCCCCAATTTGATCTGGATTGATCGAACGATTACGCGATCGAATTAAAATCTCCTCAACTTCATTTTTAATTGCTCCTCCCGAAATATCAATATTATTATTGGCTATCGCCATTGATATCTCACTAAAAGTAAGACCATAACGCCTCAAATCATCCTCTTTTACCTCTACCGACAACTCCAAATTTGGAAAACCAGAAAGAGATATTTGCGACATCACCTTTGAGCGCATTAAATCGTCATAGATGATATCGGCATATTTTTTCAGACTTATTAAATCGGTATCACCGGTAACAGACAAACGAACCGCTGGTGTTGTCGCTCTTCGCTTGGCAATCACAGCTTTCTCGGCTCCTGATGGAAAAGTAGGGATCCCATCAACCGCATTTTTCACATCGGCTAATGTTTCATCCAAATCATAATCTCCGGTTGTTGTAATTGTCAATCTGGCAAAGCCTTCCGACGAAACAGAATTCATTTCTTTTATTCCAACAATTCCTCTCACAGCATCCTCTATTCTTGAGGTAATGCCTTCTTCAACCTCTTTTGGTGAAGCTCCAGGAAATACCATCGAAACGGTAATGATTTTAGATTCTGTCTCAGGAAAAAATGATTTCTTCATAAATCCTAAAGAAGTAAATCCTGCAATTGCAAGTAGAGCAATAATCATTTTCCCGTAAAACGGATATCTTACAAATTGTGATATTATATTTCTCATTTTACGCTATTTCTTGATTTGTACCTGCATGTTTTCCGTAGCCTTAACAGGAGGTTCAATAACCAATATCTCACCCTCCTTTAATCCATTAAAAACCAAAGTATTCTCATTGCGTTTCACAACATTAATTACTTTTGCTTTTAGGATATCTCCCTCAACAACAAATACTTTGTTTGAGCTGAAAACAGCATTTCTAGGAATTTCCATGACATTATCAATCATTTTCCCATTAAAACGAGCAGTTAAAAACTGTCCTTGATACAATTCCTTTCCATTTGTATTCTCCAACTTTACAAAAACAGAAATAGATTGTGTTCCCTGATCAACAAAATCAGACTTACGCACTAATTTACCAGTAAAAATTACTTCTCCTTGAGAATCCAAAATGTCGACCTTTTCATTCAAATTCAACCATGAAATTTCTTTCGACTCAATCGGAACTTGTAGCTCTAAATTATTCGATTCTATGATACCAGCAAGTTTCGATCCCATTCCTGCAACCGATCCAATCTGAGTATTTACTTCTACATAAGAACCATTAAATGGTGCGTATATTTTTCGTTTGTTTAATTTAACCTCTGCACTTTTAATCGCATAATAGTCTCCTAAAATGTTTCTGCTTGCCATAAATACTTTTTCTTGATCAGACTTTACACTTGGTAACTCAGGAATAGCTTTCTCCAAATTAATGGCATTGAAAAAGTTCATCCAAACCTCAAAGTTATCGGTATAATCTACTTTAATATCAGGAAGGTTTGAAGCTAATTTATTTAAGAAACGACTTTTCTGAGCACGTAAATCCATTTTTGCATCTTCTTCATAAACACGAATCAACAATTGTCCTTTTTTAAACTTCTGTCCCACTTTTAAAGGAACGCCAGCCTCAACGATACGACCAACTACTTCAGAACTTAAATTCACTTCCAAATTAGAAGCCAATCTCCCCTTTTCAACAATAGGAGAAGAAAGTTCATGATAATTTACAGCTTCCACTTTAACAATAGGTAGCTTTTTTTTGTCCAAATTCTTTTTAGGAGCTTCTTTTAAACTGCTCAAGCCTTTCATGGCAAAAAAACCAATAGCCAAAGTTGCGATAACCAGCAAAACGATAATTACTTTTCTATTCATCGATGATTTATATTAGTGGAATGTTCTCTAGAATGTATAACTAAATTAGTCTAATTTCTCAAACATGTAAAGATACAATATATAGATATAGATTAATAATAATTTATGTCACGTTAACAACTATTTAAGGAAAATTCCAGAATCGAATAAAATCTGAAACAATTAAGCTCTAATTAACGTTTTCCTCGAAGTGATGTAAGGATTTTAAGAAATTATTACGATTTTTGTCACCACTAAAAATCTAAAAGATGGATCAGGAAAAATATAATAAAATGAAACAGCAGCTATTGGACTCTACAAAATGGCCATCTGTTTACATGTTTAAATTTATTGTCCCGAATAACGAGGACAAAATAAATGCTGTTAAAAACTTATTTTCAGAAGATACTGAATACACTTATAAAACATCTCGAGATATTAAATTCATTGGTATTACAATTAAAAAAGTAATGAAATCTGCCGATGATGTAATCGAAGTTTACACTCGTGCCGAGGGAATAAAAGGTATCATGGCATTATAATACAATTCTCACTATCAATAAAAAACATTGAGAACTGTGATGATTTCATTAGAAAACACTTATAGGCTGTTTCGAAAGATTCGGCCTTTTTTTGTCCTTCTTAGTTCTTAAAAATCAAACTATGTAGGTTTGCTATTTTCTATTCCGAAAGAAAAAACTAATATTGCCTTTTCAAACACACTAACACCTTAAGCTTACACTTTCCATGCTAACAGACATCATCATCGTTTTAGCCATTATGATATTAGGAATGGGCATTGGTCTTTTTATTGGTAACCGTCCAAAAGTCATAAAAATCGTAGGTGTTTTAACCTCATTTTCAATATTCCTTCTCCTTTTTTTATTGGGAATTGGTGTAGGTACCAACGATAGAATTATAAACAACCTAGACACAATTGGTATACAAGCATTGGTTTTGACCATTGGTGCATTGCTAGGTTCTTTGATTTGCGCGTATTTCACCTATTCCTTATTCTTTAAAAAGAAATAAACACTATGAAAGGCAGTTTAATCATTCTTAGTTTTTTTGTTTTGGGTTTAATTCTTGGCCTGACTCGCTTTTTACCCGATACGCTTCTTGAAGGAGATTTTAGCATCTATGCACTTTATTTGTTGATGTTCTTAGTTGGAATTGGTATTGGAACTGATCGCGACTCATGGAAAGTTATTCGTCAAGTCAACTTCAAAATTGTTCTTGTACCACTTTCTGTAATAGTTGGTTCTCTAATTGGTGTTTCTGCCGTTTCTATTCTCTTATCTAGTATCAATTTTGGAGAAGCTATGGCTGTTGGGGCTGGTTTTGGTTATTACAGTCTATCCTCAGTCATAATTACAGAATTTCATTCTGAGACATTGGGAGTTATTGCGCTCCTATCCAATATCATTCGTGAGGTTATTACACTTTTAGCAACACCTTTCTTTGTTCGGTATTTTGGAAAACTTGCAGGTATTGCTTCAGGTGGTGCAACCGCAATGGATACAACCATGCCAATTATCGTTCAATATTCAGGTAAAGAATATGCTATAATTGCTGTTTTTAGCGGAATTGTATTAACGGTATTAGTTCCTGTAATTGTTCCTCTTATTTTAGAGTTCTTATAAAAACATCTTTTTATTAGCGATCAGAACACCAATAGTTTATACTCATTTTAAGGAAGATAAACAGAATATCATATTCGATTTTTTATAAATTTACTTCTCAATTAACATCCAGTTGAATGATTTGCTATAACGAATTCATACTTCTCTATAATTGTTCGTACAAAGGTTTGTACGAGTGCTGGATTTGTTAGCTCCATCCCCACTATCGATTTTTCCGTTTTCACAATTTTAATAGATTATACTCTTTACATGGGATTGATGTATTCAAGATAAAATAAGGTAAACTTTTACTTTTCGGATAAAATTGTTGTATCCAAACCATTATTATTTTTCAATGCAGATTACGATTTGCGTTTATCAACCAACAAACCCAAAAACAAAATACAATGTTTTCAAAACAAACTTATTGCAAACGAAGAGACCAACTTAAAACAGATGTAAAATCAGGAATTCTACTATTCTTAGGAAACGATGAATCAGGCATGAATTACGCAGATAACACCTATCATTTTCGTCAGGATAGCACCTTCTTATATTTCTTTGGATCCGATTATGCAGGCTTAAATGCCATTATCGATATCGATGAAAACCGCGAGATTATTTTTGGTGATGAACTTACAATGGATCATATTGTATGGATGGGCTCACAACCAACCATCAAAGAAAAAAGTGAGGCCGTAGGCATCAAGGAAACGCTCCCGATGGCAGAGTTAAAATCCTATCTTGCCACAGCACTAACTAATGGCAGAAAAGTGCACCACCTTCCTCCTTATCGTCCAGAACATCAAATCAAATTACTTGACCTAATTCAGGTTCATCCTAACATTGCTGCCACAAATGCCTCCTACGAATTTATACAGGCGATTGCAAATCAAAGAAATTACAAAAGTCAGGAAGAAATTGTTTTAATTGAAGATGCAGTAAATATTACTGCTGACATGCACTTAACAGCTATGCGAATGGCTCGCCCCGGCATGAAAGAATCTGAGATTGCTGCTGCGGTGCAACAAGTTGCTATTGCAGCTGGTGGTCAACTTTCCTTTCCTGTTATTGCAACTATAAACGGCCAAACTCTACACAACCATTATCATGGTAACACGCTAAAAAGTGGAGATCTTTTCCTTCTGGATTGTGGTGCTGAAAATAGCATGCATTATGCGGGTGATATGTCAAGTACATTCCCTGTTGACAAAACATTTACAACCAGACAGAAAGAAATTTACCAAATTGCACTAAATGCTCACGAAGCAGCTATCGATATGCTTGCTCCTGGTGTAAAATTTAAAGATATTCACCTAAAAGCTGGCCGAACTATTGCTGAAGGTATGAAAGAAATGGGATTCATGAAAGGCGACTTAGATGAAGCTGTACGTCAAGGAGCTCATGCTTTGTTTTTCCAATGTGGCCTAGGTCATATGATGGGTATGGACGTTCATGACATGGAGAATCTTGGCGAAGTTTATGTCGGATACAATGGAGAAGCTAAAAGCACTCAGTTTGGACTTAAGTCTTTACGATTAGGGCGAGAATTGGAAGAAAACTTTGTTCTAACTATAGAACCTGGCATTTACTTTATTCCTGAGCTCATTGATATGTGGAAAGCCGAGAACCGCTTCTCTGAATTCATTAATTACGACAAAGTTGAACAATACAAAAATTTTGGTGGTTGCAGAAACGAAGAAGACTTCCTGATCACAAAAGATGGTGCTCGTTTATTAGGAAAACCAATTCCTAAAACCATAGCAGATGTCGAAGCGGAAAGAATTTAAATCGTAAAAAAGCAGACATGAAAAAGCACATAATCAAATCAATTTGTTTACTCTTCCTTCTTAGTTTGGGTTTATCAAATAGCTTACTCGCTAAATCAAAATCTCTTGAAGAGAAACTAAAACAAATTCCCAATGTTAGCGTTCAAAAAATAAAGGGAGATACTACTTTCGCTAGCTATTTTGAATTGTATTTCACTCAAGCATTGGACCATAACAATCCAGATGCGGGAA contains:
- a CDS encoding efflux RND transporter periplasmic adaptor subunit; translation: MNRKVIIVLLVIATLAIGFFAMKGLSSLKEAPKKNLDKKKLPIVKVEAVNYHELSSPIVEKGRLASNLEVNLSSEVVGRIVEAGVPLKVGQKFKKGQLLIRVYEEDAKMDLRAQKSRFLNKLASNLPDIKVDYTDNFEVWMNFFNAINLEKAIPELPSVKSDQEKVFMASRNILGDYYAIKSAEVKLNKRKIYAPFNGSYVEVNTQIGSVAGMGSKLAGIIESNNLELQVPIESKEISWLNLNEKVDILDSQGEVIFTGKLVRKSDFVDQGTQSISVFVKLENTNGKELYQGQFLTARFNGKMIDNVMEIPRNAVFSSNKVFVVEGDILKAKVINVVKRNENTLVFNGLKEGEILVIEPPVKATENMQVQIKK
- a CDS encoding DUF493 family protein, which codes for MDQEKYNKMKQQLLDSTKWPSVYMFKFIVPNNEDKINAVKNLFSEDTEYTYKTSRDIKFIGITIKKVMKSADDVIEVYTRAEGIKGIMAL
- a CDS encoding efflux RND transporter permease subunit — protein: MRNIISQFVRYPFYGKMIIALLAIAGFTSLGFMKKSFFPETESKIITVSMVFPGASPKEVEEGITSRIEDAVRGIVGIKEMNSVSSEGFARLTITTTGDYDLDETLADVKNAVDGIPTFPSGAEKAVIAKRRATTPAVRLSVTGDTDLISLKKYADIIYDDLMRSKVMSQISLSGFPNLELSVEVKEDDLRRYGLTFSEISMAIANNNIDISGGAIKNEVEEILIRSRNRSINPDQIGEIILKANPDGSYIRISDVANIHFQFQDVPNATFVNRNPAISIMVNKLNDEDLEEISEYCNQYAKEFNEKYTDATLEIGFDFVSLLQSRLSLLYKNGGYGLLLVVIALAVFLSFRLSLWVAWGIPASFLGMFIFANLMGVTINMISLFGMILIIGILVDDGIVIGENIYTHFEKGKSPRRAAIDGTMEVVPAVLTSVTTTMIAFTPLLLVTGNMQFLYEMAFVVVFCLGISLFESLFVLPSHVGNEKVLNRNRKDNAFNRFRAKIEKGIMYVRDNVYAGILDRLVRWRWFVVFIPVALFFVTMGLFKGGFIKSTFFPNVSFDTFNINVAYKPGTNKDITVKALKSFENAVWEVNEELMNEFQDTAYFIKYTSLSSGNAFGGQEVGPHAGNLSVTLRDMEGAPVSSFDISGRVKDKLGDVSDLEKFTIGANNRWGAPVSISLLGNDLEQLNKANDYFQGELRKMSSLYNINDNNPLGSREVRLKLKSKAYYLGMNLRSITSQIRQGFFGGQAQRLQEGKDEIKVWVRYPKTDRVFIGQMEDMRIRTPKGEFPLSELIDYEILRGPVSIQRYNGSREIRVDAEIIDPSEPVPPILEYIETTILPDLEAKFPSVRPEFQGQAKRSAEDIAELKIYFSIAFMLIIFIVMIHFRSFTQGIIVLMMIPLGWLGSAWGHGLEGFPVSMLSVWGMVALSGVIINDAVVFLSKYNLFVEEGMQPEPAVKAAGKARFRAIVLTTITTSVGLYPLILENSFQAQFLIPMAIALAYGVLVGTMFILLFFPVIILTLNDIKRVSKSIWEGKEILARDVEPKVKESKVSLD
- a CDS encoding LysO family transporter gives rise to the protein MLTDIIIVLAIMILGMGIGLFIGNRPKVIKIVGVLTSFSIFLLLFLLGIGVGTNDRIINNLDTIGIQALVLTIGALLGSLICAYFTYSLFFKKK
- a CDS encoding lysine exporter LysO family protein, which produces MKGSLIILSFFVLGLILGLTRFLPDTLLEGDFSIYALYLLMFLVGIGIGTDRDSWKVIRQVNFKIVLVPLSVIVGSLIGVSAVSILLSSINFGEAMAVGAGFGYYSLSSVIITEFHSETLGVIALLSNIIREVITLLATPFFVRYFGKLAGIASGGATAMDTTMPIIVQYSGKEYAIIAVFSGIVLTVLVPVIVPLILEFL
- a CDS encoding aminopeptidase P family protein, with the protein product MFSKQTYCKRRDQLKTDVKSGILLFLGNDESGMNYADNTYHFRQDSTFLYFFGSDYAGLNAIIDIDENREIIFGDELTMDHIVWMGSQPTIKEKSEAVGIKETLPMAELKSYLATALTNGRKVHHLPPYRPEHQIKLLDLIQVHPNIAATNASYEFIQAIANQRNYKSQEEIVLIEDAVNITADMHLTAMRMARPGMKESEIAAAVQQVAIAAGGQLSFPVIATINGQTLHNHYHGNTLKSGDLFLLDCGAENSMHYAGDMSSTFPVDKTFTTRQKEIYQIALNAHEAAIDMLAPGVKFKDIHLKAGRTIAEGMKEMGFMKGDLDEAVRQGAHALFFQCGLGHMMGMDVHDMENLGEVYVGYNGEAKSTQFGLKSLRLGRELEENFVLTIEPGIYFIPELIDMWKAENRFSEFINYDKVEQYKNFGGCRNEEDFLITKDGARLLGKPIPKTIADVEAERI